From the genome of Methanobrevibacter smithii ATCC 35061, one region includes:
- a CDS encoding DUF2097 domain-containing protein — protein sequence MKKLSLTPDKAVEYLKDNVKIHDNLEISYNRIFGSGEVLNMDFSEYFGKPGFKMLLSLDGDSINPTIEIDVYEIEDDLIEFIHHPVEGDDVEVTVV from the coding sequence ATGAAAAAATTAAGTTTAACTCCAGATAAAGCTGTAGAATATTTAAAAGATAATGTGAAAATCCATGATAATTTAGAAATTTCTTATAATAGAATTTTTGGAAGCGGTGAGGTTTTAAACATGGACTTTTCTGAATATTTTGGAAAACCAGGGTTTAAAATGTTGCTTTCATTAGATGGTGATTCAATTAATCCGACTATTGAAATTGATGTTTATGAGATTGAAGACGATTTGATTGAATTTATTCACCATCCTGTTGAAGGAGATGATGTGGAAGTTACTGTAGTTTAA
- a CDS encoding DUF2097 domain-containing protein produces MVKEIKMSAEEAIEYVRENVQIRDILEISYNRIFAPGEVLNIISEDEETGEGLRVSLQLNGEILNQVVDVDFKEIKDDLLELRHIKDGKITIVEVYD; encoded by the coding sequence ATGGTTAAGGAAATTAAAATGTCTGCTGAGGAAGCTATTGAATATGTGAGAGAAAACGTCCAAATAAGAGATATTTTAGAAATATCATACAATCGTATTTTTGCTCCCGGTGAAGTATTAAATATAATTTCAGAAGACGAAGAAACTGGTGAGGGACTCAGGGTTAGTTTACAATTAAATGGTGAAATTTTAAATCAGGTTGTTGATGTAGATTTTAAGGAAATTAAAGATGATCTTTTAGAATTGCGCCATATTAAGGATGGTAAAATAACAATCGTGGAAGTTTATGATTAA